The nucleotide sequence GGTAGGCATAAGCGTACCGGTTGGGCAGGGACTGCTGATGGATACCCGGCGTAATGCGGTTCGTCAGGCGCGGCTGGTGCAGAATCTGGCCGAGGCCGACCGGCTCAAACTAATCAATAAAACTTTATTCGACGCGGCCAAAACGTATTGGGAGTGGTTTCTGGCTCACCAGCAGCAACGGCTGCTGACCGAAGGACATGAACTGGCCGAGCGCCGGTTCCGGGCCCTGCGCGAACGGGCCCTGCTGGGAGATGCCGCCATCATTGACACGACCGAAGCTCTGATTACAGTACAGGATCGGCTGGTTCAGCGCCAGCAGGCAGAGGTAGAAGAGCAGAATGCCCGCCTGCGGGTAAGTTCGTTTCTGTGGAATGCCGATGGACAGCCGGTTGAATTGCCTAAATCGGCCATACCGCAGGAACTCGCGCTGGTAACCCTCAGCGAAGCGACCTTACAGAGCCTGCTTGACCGGGCTGCCCAGCAGCACCCCGATCTGCTGAAGCTCGACGTCAAGACCCGCCAGCTTAGCCTGGAGGAACGGTTTCGGCGGGCTATGCTCCAGCCCCAGATTGTTCTGAACGCCAGTATGCTCAGCCGAACGCCAACGGCCGATGTCAGCTACGACTGGACGAGCTATTATTCGCTTCGGCCGCAGAACCATAAAATCGGCGTTGATTTTGTTTTTCCGCTATTCCTGCGCAAAGAGCGGGGAAAATTGCGGGAGGTTCAGGTCAAAAACCGGCAGGTCGGGCTGGAACGTCAGCACGCGGGTCGGCTCATTACCAACACCGTACAGTCGGCCTATAATCAACTGCAGACACTGGCGCAACAAGCCGCTATTCAGGAGCAGACCATTCGCAACCAGCAGCTTTTGTTACGGGCCGAGCAGCAGAAGTTTGAACTGGGCGAAAGCTCGCTGTTTCTGGTCAACGCCCGGGAAAGCAAGCTGATCGATCTGCGGGTGAAAGGGGAGGAGCTGAAAACTAAATACCAGAAGGCCGTGGCCGAGCTGTATTTCGTAGCCGGAACCAGCGAACAGGCTGGCAGCTAACGAAAGGCTCGCT is from Spirosoma taeanense and encodes:
- a CDS encoding TolC family protein encodes the protein MRTRMYPFGRLVFGLLCYGLMAAPGFSRQSDSAMQPDSAVFPAPVFYELIRQNHPLVKQADLFGEEARQVLVQARGAFDPKLTSFYDRKEFGNQLYYERWQSKLAVPLWPGGIDLNISYDRNTGTYLNPEEKVPASGLSGVGISVPVGQGLLMDTRRNAVRQARLVQNLAEADRLKLINKTLFDAAKTYWEWFLAHQQQRLLTEGHELAERRFRALRERALLGDAAIIDTTEALITVQDRLVQRQQAEVEEQNARLRVSSFLWNADGQPVELPKSAIPQELALVTLSEATLQSLLDRAAQQHPDLLKLDVKTRQLSLEERFRRAMLQPQIVLNASMLSRTPTADVSYDWTSYYSLRPQNHKIGVDFVFPLFLRKERGKLREVQVKNRQVGLERQHAGRLITNTVQSAYNQLQTLAQQAAIQEQTIRNQQLLLRAEQQKFELGESSLFLVNARESKLIDLRVKGEELKTKYQKAVAELYFVAGTSEQAGS